The following proteins are encoded in a genomic region of Candidatus Moraniibacteriota bacterium:
- a CDS encoding DNA recombination protein RmuC has translation MPTLIVAVLSVLLLAALLWLVFDLKKKIESKNSDREAAIIQEKLSMLLDENRRLRDKMDEKLSETHRATQEQINHTMQTVQGITGQSAKQIADMVSSVTKLEETNKQVVNFSAQLQNLQDILRNTKQRGILGEYFLETTLKNVLPPDNYKMQYKFKDGEIVDAVVFVGKSIVPIDSKFSLENYEKIVNAVNEVEREKYEKLFKQDLKNRIDETSKYIRPDEGTMEFAFMFIPSETIYYDLLMRSSQVNSADLIEYAFNQKHVIIVSPTNFLAYLQTVLQGLRAFQIEENAKEIRTNVEKLGKHIIAYEEYFKKVGNNLGTTVNSYNAAYKELGKIDKDVSKITEKEKKIEPLVLEKPHEII, from the coding sequence ATGCCTACACTTATAGTCGCAGTTTTGTCTGTTTTGCTTTTAGCCGCTTTATTGTGGCTTGTTTTTGATTTGAAAAAAAAGATAGAAAGTAAAAATAGTGACAGGGAAGCTGCTATTATCCAGGAAAAATTATCAATGCTTTTGGATGAAAATCGCAGGCTTAGGGATAAAATGGATGAAAAACTCTCTGAAACTCATAGAGCTACTCAAGAGCAAATAAACCATACTATGCAAACTGTACAGGGTATAACAGGACAATCTGCAAAACAGATTGCTGATATGGTTTCCAGTGTTACCAAGCTTGAAGAAACTAACAAGCAAGTTGTAAATTTTTCAGCTCAACTGCAAAATCTTCAGGATATATTAAGAAACACAAAGCAGCGGGGGATACTGGGAGAATATTTCTTGGAAACAACTTTAAAAAATGTTTTGCCTCCGGATAACTATAAAATGCAATATAAATTCAAAGACGGGGAAATAGTGGATGCGGTAGTTTTTGTGGGCAAAAGTATTGTACCCATAGACTCAAAGTTTTCTTTAGAAAATTATGAAAAGATAGTAAATGCTGTCAATGAAGTTGAAAGGGAAAAATATGAGAAACTTTTTAAACAAGACCTCAAAAACAGAATTGATGAAACATCTAAATATATACGTCCTGATGAAGGAACTATGGAATTTGCTTTTATGTTTATACCCAGTGAAACGATATACTATGATTTGCTTATGAGATCATCCCAGGTAAATTCTGCCGATCTTATAGAATATGCCTTTAATCAGAAGCATGTAATTATTGTTTCTCCAACAAACTTTTTAGCTTATTTGCAAACAGTTCTCCAGGGCTTAAGAGCTTTCCAAATTGAGGAAAATGCCAAGGAAATACGTACAAATGTTGAAAAATTAGGAAAGCACATCATAGCCTATGAAGAGTATTTCAAAAAAGTAGGTAATAATCTAGGAACAACGGTCAATAGTTACAACGCAGCATATAAAGAGTTGGGTAAAATCGACAAGGATGTTTCTAAAATAACTGAGAAAGAAAAAAAAATCGAACCTTTAGTATTGGAAAAACCTCATGAAATTATATAG
- a CDS encoding glycosyltransferase family 39 protein, which translates to MKQKQIVFCLLFAIIIAAFGLRSINIENIPSGIYPDEAQNGIDAQEANATREYKLFYENNQGREGLFINIQALSIKYLGSTVFALKLPSMIFGTLTVLGVFLLIYELFQNYIAGLIGAYLIAFSYWAINFSRIGFRAIMVPFILSFAFYFIFRGLRTKKLHDFIIAGFIYGLGLHTYIAFRVSPLVLIVLLISLIITRKKFLAAYWKHVFVFAVAMFVASGPMLFDFFVSHPEHYASRTSHISILNPEVNKGHLSTMLSKTIGLSIQKYFAMGDLNMRHNYPPYPLLNPLVGVSFLVGLVYILIQFFRLIYIRFKNKVRDRRLEIYTFLLIWFFTLLIPEFLAAEGNPHALRAIGTLPVVMIIAVIPFMWIINKYHSYGNSFRIFVISSLIFSFAFIGIADSIKYFFFFANNPKQHQAFEANLKEVSNYIRTLPESSQKYIVTGSMQRLTIKYLNPTLPNTYYFYPGEANVIPDNNKTDFSVIFTSYEPNIINLIRDKFPNTSFEEHRNNFGDIFYVLK; encoded by the coding sequence ATGAAACAAAAACAAATAGTTTTCTGTTTATTGTTTGCAATAATTATTGCAGCTTTTGGTTTGCGTTCAATAAATATAGAAAATATACCTTCTGGCATATATCCTGATGAAGCACAAAATGGCATTGATGCACAGGAAGCTAATGCAACCAGAGAATATAAACTTTTTTACGAAAACAACCAAGGACGCGAGGGACTTTTCATAAATATCCAAGCTCTTTCAATAAAATACCTAGGCAGCACAGTTTTCGCTCTAAAATTACCTTCTATGATTTTCGGAACTTTAACTGTGCTTGGTGTTTTTCTTTTAATCTATGAACTTTTTCAAAATTATATAGCCGGACTTATTGGCGCCTATTTGATTGCTTTTTCCTACTGGGCAATAAATTTTTCCCGCATAGGCTTCCGGGCGATAATGGTTCCTTTTATCCTGTCATTCGCTTTTTATTTCATTTTCAGAGGACTTCGGACGAAAAAATTGCACGATTTTATCATTGCCGGTTTTATTTACGGCCTTGGCCTTCACACATATATTGCCTTCCGAGTTTCACCTTTGGTTCTTATTGTGCTTCTGATTTCCCTGATAATCACCCGCAAAAAATTTCTAGCTGCATATTGGAAGCATGTTTTTGTGTTTGCTGTCGCCATGTTTGTCGCTTCAGGTCCGATGCTTTTTGATTTTTTTGTTTCTCATCCCGAACATTATGCGTCCAGAACCTCGCACATCTCTATTTTGAACCCAGAAGTAAACAAAGGGCATCTTTCCACAATGCTTTCAAAAACAATCGGACTAAGCATCCAAAAATATTTTGCCATGGGAGATTTGAATATGCGGCACAACTATCCTCCCTATCCATTGCTTAATCCGCTAGTGGGAGTTTCATTTCTTGTAGGATTAGTTTACATATTGATTCAATTTTTCCGTTTAATTTATATAAGATTTAAAAACAAGGTTCGAGACCGCAGACTTGAGATATATACTTTTCTTTTGATATGGTTTTTCACTTTGCTTATTCCTGAATTCCTGGCTGCTGAAGGAAACCCGCATGCACTGAGAGCAATCGGCACATTGCCAGTCGTAATGATTATTGCCGTCATCCCTTTTATGTGGATAATAAATAAATATCATTCCTATGGGAATTCCTTTAGAATTTTTGTAATTTCAAGTCTTATTTTTTCTTTCGCTTTCATAGGCATTGCGGATTCGATAAAATATTTTTTCTTTTTCGCCAATAATCCAAAACAACATCAGGCTTTTGAAGCAAATCTTAAGGAAGTTTCAAATTACATAAGGACACTTCCCGAATCTTCCCAAAAATATATAGTCACAGGAAGCATGCAAAGACTGACAATCAAATATCTTAACCCTACTCTGCCAAATACATATTATTTTTATCCTGGAGAAGCAAATGTCATACCTGACAATAACAAAACTGATTTTTCTGTAATCTTTACAAGTTATGAACCAAATATTATAAATCTGATTCGTGACAAATTCCCCAATACTTCATTTGAAGAACATAGAAACAATTTTGGTGACATATTTTACGTATTAAAATAA
- a CDS encoding glycosyltransferase family 2 protein: protein MSIFYFPDPKTTDLRDHRIQRILEIIPGSLTWATLIGMFLLSFIKPVWMAVFIIMFDIYWILRTIFITYYSIAAYNKFKNGKSTDWWERCQNIGNAEEYLKSISGKIKLYKDSLSEIYSFFERRKVKKEIERLKKYKKEVELINKSGNEIIDWRKIIHVVLFPTANEGAEIIEPAIQSVAEGNFPNQQIIILLATEERENEKDRLKKVNYLKDKFKGVFRDFIVTTHEVVEGEMKCKASNATYAAKKLKIYLDERGIDYKRVIFSNFDCDSVSHPQYFAALTYEYITSPDRLQMAYQPLPMYHNNLWDTNAFVRVIVTSSSFWHMFQSTRSEMVTFASHSEAFDTLVKVNFWPVNIINEDSIIFWKCFSYFHGNYRVKPIYLPVSLDAVLAETYWKTIKNQYKQKRRWAYGIEHFPTLMRAIWPDKKIKLSKKIRAGFEMIEGHWSWATSAFILAILGWLPVIIGGSEFNQSVIAHNLPFITRYLMTLAATGLVISMFLSFSLLPPRPAKYSKKRYVYMFLQWFLAPIIAPTLGAVPAVESQTRMMIKKYFGEFWVTEKIKK from the coding sequence ATGTCTATTTTTTATTTTCCTGACCCTAAAACAACTGATTTACGTGATCATCGCATACAAAGAATATTAGAGATTATTCCGGGTTCTTTAACATGGGCCACTCTTATCGGGATGTTTCTGCTTTCATTTATAAAGCCGGTTTGGATGGCTGTTTTTATAATAATGTTTGATATTTATTGGATACTAAGGACTATTTTTATAACTTATTATTCAATAGCTGCCTATAATAAATTTAAAAATGGTAAAAGCACTGATTGGTGGGAAAGATGCCAAAACATTGGTAATGCCGAAGAGTATCTTAAAAGTATTTCAGGAAAAATAAAATTATATAAAGACAGTTTGAGTGAAATTTATTCTTTCTTTGAACGACGCAAGGTTAAAAAAGAGATTGAAAGATTAAAAAAATACAAAAAAGAAGTTGAACTAATTAATAAATCCGGAAATGAAATAATAGATTGGAGAAAAATTATTCATGTAGTGCTTTTTCCCACTGCCAATGAAGGAGCAGAAATAATAGAACCAGCAATTCAGTCTGTTGCAGAAGGAAATTTTCCTAATCAGCAGATAATCATTTTACTTGCTACGGAGGAAAGGGAAAATGAAAAAGATAGGCTTAAAAAAGTAAATTACCTAAAAGATAAGTTCAAGGGAGTTTTTCGTGACTTTATAGTCACAACCCATGAAGTTGTCGAAGGTGAAATGAAATGTAAAGCATCTAATGCAACATATGCGGCCAAAAAATTAAAAATCTATCTAGATGAGCGGGGCATAGATTATAAGCGTGTTATTTTTTCTAATTTTGACTGTGATAGCGTTAGTCATCCGCAGTATTTTGCTGCTTTGACTTATGAATATATAACTAGTCCAGATCGACTCCAGATGGCTTATCAGCCTTTGCCCATGTATCATAATAATCTGTGGGATACCAATGCTTTTGTTAGAGTGATTGTTACTAGTTCTTCTTTTTGGCATATGTTCCAAAGCACACGTTCTGAAATGGTAACATTTGCTTCTCACAGCGAAGCTTTTGATACACTTGTAAAAGTAAACTTCTGGCCAGTAAACATCATAAATGAGGATTCAATTATTTTCTGGAAATGCTTCTCTTATTTTCATGGAAATTACAGAGTAAAGCCTATTTATTTACCTGTTTCTTTAGATGCTGTTTTAGCGGAAACTTATTGGAAGACAATAAAAAATCAGTATAAACAAAAAAGGCGATGGGCATATGGAATTGAACACTTTCCTACTTTGATGCGGGCAATTTGGCCTGACAAAAAAATAAAATTATCGAAAAAAATTAGAGCAGGATTTGAAATGATTGAAGGTCACTGGTCTTGGGCAACTTCAGCTTTTATTTTAGCAATCCTTGGATGGCTGCCAGTAATAATAGGAGGATCTGAATTTAATCAAAGTGTAATTGCTCATAACCTGCCTTTTATTACTAGGTATCTTATGACTCTCGCTGCCACTGGTCTGGTTATCTCAATGTTTTTAAGCTTTTCTCTTTTGCCGCCACGTCCTGCAAAATATTCAAAGAAAAGGTATGTGTATATGTTTTTACAGTGGTTTTTAGCTCCTATTATTGCACCGACTCTCGGGGCAGTTCCAGCCGTAGAATCTCAGACACGCATGATGATAAAAAAATATTTTGGTGAATTTTGGGTTACAGAAAAAATTAAAAAGTAA
- a CDS encoding MraY family glycosyltransferase yields the protein MQFFLIPFIISFIISASFLVLFVLLNKKKNFNDVRTSDRHIHNHDISRFGGVALIISFIATLILNNALVITTPLKGILFASVFILIFGIIDDMIEISWKIQLFFQVAIIFFVYFMGVRLQYITNPFGGIFLFDGQLKYFIGFFIILAWMLIIINSMNWIDGIDGASSGITLIGGAAVFILSLRPEVNQPPIGIITASLVGGVLALMFFNFYPAKILAGTSGSLFMGFMLAVLAVFAGAKIATTLLIMAVPVIDAFWVIIERIRSKSSIFSADKRHLHFRLIELGWSQRKICFFYYAITVFIAILALNTRTVGKTATFILFVIAMLSMIILIKNKTSNKI from the coding sequence ATGCAATTTTTTTTAATTCCATTCATCATTTCATTTATAATATCAGCATCTTTTTTGGTGTTATTCGTTTTATTAAATAAAAAGAAGAACTTTAATGATGTGCGAACATCCGATCGGCATATACATAACCACGACATTTCTCGTTTTGGGGGAGTCGCACTTATTATTTCCTTTATAGCAACTCTTATTTTAAATAATGCTCTAGTTATAACTACTCCATTGAAGGGGATACTTTTTGCTTCAGTATTTATATTAATTTTTGGAATTATAGACGACATGATAGAAATATCTTGGAAAATACAGCTTTTTTTCCAGGTAGCCATAATATTCTTTGTATATTTTATGGGTGTGCGCCTTCAATACATAACTAATCCCTTCGGGGGTATTTTTTTATTTGATGGACAGCTTAAATATTTTATTGGTTTTTTTATAATACTTGCCTGGATGTTGATTATAATAAATTCAATGAACTGGATTGATGGAATAGATGGAGCAAGCTCAGGAATAACATTGATAGGCGGAGCCGCGGTATTTATTTTGAGTCTTAGGCCTGAAGTAAACCAGCCTCCCATAGGCATAATTACAGCATCTTTAGTTGGAGGTGTATTAGCCCTGATGTTTTTTAATTTTTATCCTGCTAAAATTTTAGCCGGTACGAGCGGATCATTATTTATGGGTTTTATGCTGGCTGTTTTAGCTGTTTTTGCTGGCGCAAAAATAGCAACCACTCTACTGATTATGGCAGTTCCCGTAATAGATGCTTTTTGGGTAATAATCGAGCGTATTAGATCAAAAAGTTCCATATTTTCAGCCGATAAACGTCATTTACATTTCAGGCTCATAGAACTTGGATGGTCACAAAGAAAAATTTGTTTTTTTTATTATGCAATTACTGTTTTTATTGCAATTCTTGCTCTTAATACAAGAACAGTGGGAAAGACAGCAACGTTTATTTTATTCGTAATTGCTATGTTGAGTATGATAATATTAATCAAAAATAAAACTTCAAATAAAATATAA
- a CDS encoding glycosyltransferase family 39 protein produces the protein MEKFIKKYYKHIIVLVMSFFTVVSVLNAKNDSATYDEVAHIPAAYTYVTQHDTRLNPEHPPLIKDLSGLPLLFMHLNFDTSQKFWTGDLKNMWDEGQWAAGRHLLYEAGNNPDKIIFWSRIPIILISILLGLFLFKWGKELAGTSAGLFALILYACDPNILGHNHFVTTDIGIAAFLTFSFYYFLKFIKNPSWKNVLLGGFFLGLLLVTKFSSILAIPVFGLIMILYPLIKKNDGKHNWKMKISNLGEYVFKGSVAILVAIIVIWTIYEINIFNMPKETFAKTIDFFFSADDANLKATITNKTLHALNQSDITRPLGTYLFGPAWTFKRVSGGNGAYFLEQVGNGFTWYFPVVFFIKETLPFLFLAILSIFYTIKQVYFNFSFPEIKKRITDFLSKSVVEFSFLIFIILYAYVSISGGLNIGFRHLFPILPFAYLLISKKISEFIKDSHVTSRRSFSQIFLLILIWIFSIPIFNYPSYTSYFNESIGGSKNGYNYVTDSNTDWGQDLKRLRTYVKQHPEIDKLRVDYFGGGDIKYYIGDKYVMWWDSKRPVETGWYAISTNFLQGSIYDTKKTVGDSYRWTLDYKPVTMIGKSILIYHIEQPPVNQ, from the coding sequence ATGGAAAAATTCATAAAAAAATACTACAAGCATATTATAGTCTTAGTCATGTCTTTTTTCACTGTTGTTTCGGTTTTGAACGCTAAAAACGATTCGGCAACTTATGACGAAGTCGCACACATACCAGCCGCTTATACTTACGTCACCCAGCATGACACCAGGCTTAACCCTGAGCATCCTCCGCTTATAAAAGATTTGTCTGGTCTTCCTCTTCTGTTTATGCATCTTAATTTTGATACTTCACAAAAATTCTGGACTGGAGACTTGAAAAACATGTGGGATGAAGGACAATGGGCCGCCGGAAGACACTTGCTTTATGAAGCAGGAAATAATCCCGATAAAATTATATTTTGGTCAAGAATTCCTATAATATTAATCTCTATTCTTCTAGGCTTATTTCTCTTTAAGTGGGGCAAAGAATTGGCAGGAACATCGGCTGGACTTTTTGCGCTGATTCTATACGCCTGCGACCCGAATATATTAGGACACAACCACTTTGTCACCACTGACATCGGCATAGCAGCTTTTCTGACTTTCTCTTTTTATTATTTTCTTAAATTCATCAAAAATCCTTCCTGGAAAAACGTACTGCTGGGAGGATTTTTTCTGGGCCTTCTTTTGGTCACTAAATTTTCATCAATTTTAGCAATCCCGGTTTTTGGACTCATTATGATCCTGTATCCATTAATAAAAAAGAATGATGGCAAGCATAACTGGAAAATGAAGATTTCAAATCTGGGTGAATATGTTTTCAAGGGATCAGTAGCTATTTTAGTTGCGATTATTGTAATCTGGACGATATATGAAATAAACATTTTCAACATGCCCAAAGAGACTTTTGCAAAAACCATTGATTTTTTCTTTTCTGCAGATGATGCTAACCTTAAGGCAACAATCACAAACAAAACTCTCCACGCCTTAAACCAAAGCGACATCACCCGCCCCCTAGGGACATATCTATTTGGTCCAGCTTGGACATTCAAGCGGGTATCAGGCGGGAATGGCGCTTATTTTCTTGAGCAGGTTGGCAATGGATTCACTTGGTATTTCCCAGTGGTTTTCTTTATTAAGGAAACCTTGCCTTTTCTTTTTCTGGCCATTCTTTCTATTTTTTATACTATCAAACAGGTATACTTTAATTTTTCTTTTCCAGAAATTAAAAAACGGATTACTGATTTTCTCAGTAAATCAGTTGTTGAATTTTCATTTTTAATTTTTATAATTTTATATGCGTATGTCAGTATCAGTGGAGGGTTAAACATAGGTTTCAGACATCTTTTCCCTATTCTGCCTTTTGCCTATCTTCTTATATCCAAAAAGATATCTGAATTTATAAAAGACAGCCATGTTACATCACGGAGATCTTTCTCTCAGATATTTTTGCTTATATTGATTTGGATTTTTTCCATACCTATTTTTAATTATCCGAGCTATACTTCTTATTTTAATGAAAGCATAGGTGGTTCAAAAAATGGATATAATTATGTTACGGATTCCAATACGGACTGGGGACAGGATTTGAAGCGCTTGAGAACATATGTGAAACAACACCCTGAAATAGATAAATTAAGAGTTGACTATTTCGGTGGCGGAGACATCAAATACTATATCGGTGATAAATATGTAATGTGGTGGGACAGTAAAAGACCAGTTGAAACGGGCTGGTACGCAATTTCAACCAACTTTCTGCAAGGAAGTATTTATGATACTAAAAAAACTGTCGGAGACAGCTATCGGTGGACATTGGATTATAAACCTGTAACCATGATTGGCAAATCAATTCTTATTTATCATATAGAACAGCCTCCAGTAAACCAATAA
- a CDS encoding type IV secretion system DNA-binding domain-containing protein — MNNFDLNVIFVPLAILLSVIAFLSGFFWIFRSFLNYRAQISRSMNMDLEIVRVTKIIKEKKETSADSEAWKEEIGAMEQLLASLSNIREKKSFLAQFLYDEPYIALEIANPSNSEEIFFYLAVPKKFRESIEKQIHSYFPNSSIEKVTDYTIFSPKSFTAAAMLGLKKSHALPVLTYESMNVDPLNEISNALSKLKSEEEGAAIQIILRNAGKKWRNLGRSIAHNMQQGKQLKDAHPGSIAIELGKGMVQVVQNKPAEKILNKNAVQLTPEEQELVKKIETKSNKAGFKVNIRMLASADSQQRADEILAQMENAFGQFENHEVNHYVIKKRIKEKKISFDYIFRNFDEDNSMILSTEEIASIFHFPISTTETPKIKWLKAGAAPPPTNIPKEGILLGFNDYRGLETPIRITDNDRRRHLYVIGQTGVGKSVFLQEMAKQDARNGKGFCFIDPHGDAIEDILTSIPKERAEDVIIFDPSDVERPFGLNMLEYDPSHPEQKTFIINEMIGIFDQLYDLKATGGPMFEQYVRNAMLLIMEDPESGSTLMEISKVLADENFRKMKLSKCKNPVVSDFWLKEAEKAGGEAALANMVPYITSKLTTFVSNDMMRPIIAQQKSTLNFRETMDNGKILLVNLSKGKIGEINARLLGMVIVGKVLMAALSRVDTPEQDRKDFYLYMDEFQNVTTNSIAQILSEARKYRLCLIIAHQFIAQLKEEISKAVFGNVGSLAAFRVGAEDADFLEKQFLPIFTANDLVNVDNRNCFTKVLINNELSKPFNMKTYSPTKGDQVTANYLKELSRLKYGRDGNIVNREIMERAKFSV, encoded by the coding sequence ATGAATAATTTTGATTTGAATGTTATTTTTGTTCCATTGGCTATACTTCTTTCGGTAATCGCTTTTTTAAGCGGTTTTTTCTGGATTTTCCGTAGCTTTTTAAACTATCGCGCACAAATCAGCCGAAGCATGAATATGGATCTTGAAATAGTGCGTGTAACGAAAATCATAAAAGAAAAGAAAGAAACTTCAGCGGATAGTGAAGCTTGGAAAGAAGAAATTGGAGCCATGGAACAACTCCTAGCTTCTCTTTCCAACATTCGGGAGAAAAAATCTTTTTTAGCTCAGTTTTTATATGATGAACCTTATATAGCTCTTGAAATAGCTAATCCTTCTAACAGCGAGGAAATATTTTTTTATTTAGCAGTACCTAAAAAATTTCGTGAAAGTATAGAAAAACAAATTCATAGTTATTTTCCAAATTCTTCAATTGAAAAAGTTACAGATTATACTATTTTTTCTCCAAAGAGTTTTACCGCAGCAGCGATGTTGGGACTTAAAAAAAGTCATGCTTTGCCTGTCCTTACTTATGAAAGTATGAATGTCGATCCCTTGAATGAGATATCTAATGCACTCAGCAAGCTTAAATCAGAAGAAGAGGGAGCCGCTATCCAGATCATTTTGCGCAATGCAGGAAAAAAATGGCGTAATTTAGGACGCTCTATTGCACATAATATGCAACAGGGGAAACAGCTCAAAGATGCTCATCCAGGCTCGATAGCTATAGAGCTTGGGAAAGGCATGGTTCAAGTTGTCCAAAATAAGCCAGCAGAAAAAATTCTCAACAAAAATGCTGTTCAATTAACCCCCGAAGAGCAAGAGTTGGTCAAAAAAATTGAAACAAAATCAAATAAAGCTGGCTTTAAGGTAAATATACGTATGCTTGCTTCTGCCGACTCTCAGCAACGTGCCGATGAAATATTAGCCCAGATGGAAAATGCGTTCGGACAATTTGAAAACCATGAAGTCAATCACTATGTAATTAAAAAAAGAATAAAAGAGAAAAAAATATCATTTGATTATATCTTTAGAAATTTTGATGAAGATAATTCTATGATTTTGTCCACAGAAGAAATTGCCAGTATCTTTCATTTCCCAATTTCCACCACTGAAACTCCAAAAATAAAATGGCTCAAAGCTGGAGCTGCTCCGCCACCTACAAATATTCCAAAGGAAGGCATATTGTTAGGGTTTAATGATTATAGGGGACTAGAAACTCCAATTCGTATTACTGACAATGACAGAAGAAGGCATCTTTATGTTATAGGTCAAACCGGCGTTGGTAAATCGGTTTTTCTTCAAGAAATGGCTAAACAAGACGCGAGGAATGGAAAAGGTTTCTGTTTTATTGATCCGCATGGAGATGCTATTGAAGATATTTTAACTTCCATACCTAAGGAAAGAGCAGAAGATGTCATTATTTTTGATCCGTCTGATGTTGAACGCCCATTTGGTCTTAATATGCTTGAATATGACCCTTCACATCCAGAACAGAAAACTTTTATTATAAATGAAATGATAGGCATCTTTGATCAATTGTATGATCTTAAAGCAACTGGTGGTCCTATGTTTGAACAATATGTCAGAAATGCAATGCTTCTTATTATGGAAGATCCTGAGTCTGGCTCTACTCTTATGGAAATTTCCAAAGTTTTAGCGGATGAAAATTTTAGAAAAATGAAGCTTTCTAAATGTAAGAATCCGGTAGTTTCAGATTTTTGGCTGAAAGAAGCTGAGAAAGCCGGAGGTGAAGCGGCTTTAGCAAATATGGTTCCTTATATTACTTCAAAACTTACAACTTTCGTTTCTAATGATATGATGCGTCCAATTATTGCCCAGCAAAAAAGCACTCTCAATTTCAGGGAGACAATGGATAATGGCAAAATATTGCTTGTTAATTTATCAAAAGGAAAAATAGGAGAAATTAATGCCAGGCTCTTGGGTATGGTAATAGTAGGAAAGGTATTAATGGCAGCTCTTTCAAGGGTTGATACGCCGGAACAAGATAGAAAAGATTTCTACCTATATATGGATGAGTTTCAGAATGTAACTACCAATTCAATAGCACAGATCTTATCAGAAGCCAGAAAATATCGTTTGTGTTTAATTATAGCTCATCAGTTTATTGCCCAATTAAAAGAAGAAATCTCAAAAGCTGTTTTTGGTAATGTCGGATCACTAGCAGCTTTTCGTGTAGGAGCTGAAGATGCGGATTTCTTGGAAAAACAGTTTTTACCAATTTTTACCGCTAATGATTTGGTAAATGTAGACAATAGAAACTGTTTTACTAAAGTTTTAATCAATAATGAACTTTCAAAGCCTTTTAATATGAAAACATATTCTCCAACCAAGGGTGATCAGGTTACAGCGAATTATCTGAAAGAGCTTTCCAGATTGAAATATGGAAGAGATGGCAATATTGTAAATAGGGAAATTATGGAAAGAGCAAAATTCTCAGTATAA